A region from the Sphingomonas sp. S2-65 genome encodes:
- a CDS encoding HAMP domain-containing protein: MRLPEDLPGVDGEIAALFNEVVTLEGDMTDEFDRLSRVVGKEGKITQRGHVRGATGGWETKLRAVNELIDDMVQPTAEVSRVIGAVAKGDLSQSMTVEIDGRPLRGEFLRIGKVVNTMVEQLASFASEVTRVAREVGTEGKLGGQATVKGVAGTWKDLTDNVNAMATNLTGQVRNIAEVTTAVASGDLSKKITVEVKGEILELKNTINVMVDQLNSFASEVTRVAREVGTEGKLGGQARVEGVAGTWKDLTDNVNLMADNLTGQVRNIAEVTTAVASGDLSKKITVDVKGEILELKNTINVMVDQLNGFASEVTRVAREVGTEGKLGGQAQVPGVAGTWKDLTDNVNLMADNLTGQVRNIAEVTTAVASGDLSKKITVDVKGEILELKNTINVMVDQLNGFASEVTRVAREVGTEGKLGGQAQVPGVAGTWKDLTDNVNLMAANLTGQVRNIADVTTAVAKGDLSKKITVEVRGEILELKNTINVMVDQLNGFASEVTRVAREVGSEGKLGGQAQVEGVAGTWKDLTDNVNLMAGNLTGQVRNIAEVTTAVARGDLSKKITVDVKGEILELKNTINTMVDQLNGFASEVTRVAREVGSDGKLGGQAQVPGVGGTWKDLTDNVNAMAANLTGQVRNIAEVTTAVAKGDLSKKITVDVKGEILELKNTINTMVDQLNGFASEVTRVAREVGTEGKLGGQAQVRGVAGTWADLTDNVNLMAANLTGQVRNIAEVTTAVAKGDLSKKITVDVKGEILELKNTINTMVDQLNGFASEVTRVAREVGTEGKLGGQAQVPGVGGTWKDLTDNVNLMATNLTNQVRGIADVVTAVAQGNLKRKLTVDAKGEIAALAETINFMIDTLSTFGDQVTNMAREVGIEGRLGGQARVPGAAGLWRDLTDNVNQLAANLTNQVRSIADVATAVTKGDLTRSIAVEASGEMAALKDNINEMIRNLKDQTLKNAEQDWLKTNLARFSRMLQGERDLSTVSNLIMSELAPLVNAQYGVFYVTARDGDETTLQLAASYGAESRDQLKTRFALREGLVGQAAADKRPILLENVPGDFLRIGSGLGHSAPANVTILPALFEDEVKAVIELASFNDFNETHQSFLDQLMESVGIVLNTIAATMRTEGLLKQSQLLTQELQARQTELTTKQEELHNTNEELQEKAQLLENEKRQVEAKNLEIEMARRALEEKAEQLALTSKYKSEFLANMSHELRTPLNSLLILSKLLSDNPQGNLNEKQVEFARTINGAGSDLLNLINDILDLSKIESGTVSIELGEMPMASLKQHMERTFRQLAADKNLDFNVQFDANLPGTVRTDEKRLQQVVLNLLSNAFKFTAQGSVTLQVRSVASGWSTNHPVLRNADQAIAIAVTDTGIGIPENKQKLIFEAFQQADGTTSRKYGGTGLGLSISREIARLLGGELQVRSNPGEGSTFTLFVPLQAVAPVGNGLPGTTARYDNSGAMVPTALPSGFELSDDRDNLQGDPFVLIVEDDPTFASILLDIARAAGLKGIVSTAGAGTLAMVRKLQPDAITLDLGLSDIDGFVLLDLLKHDPQTRHVPVHVISGADKVTKALDLGAFGVVEKPADQDALAAVFGALADHVRTTPKLVQLVPEQAEALHSVAHSVPELAGAKILIVDDDIRNIYSLTSVLESYGVEVSHAERGRDGILILEQTPGIDIALIDIMMPEMDGYETMQQIRQRPGLADLPLVAVTAKAMKGDRQKCLDAGASDYIAKPVDIDLMLALLRVWIARSREAAQTVDMIVAEPN, encoded by the coding sequence GTGCGTTTGCCCGAAGACCTGCCGGGGGTGGACGGCGAGATCGCAGCCCTCTTCAACGAGGTCGTTACGCTCGAAGGCGACATGACCGACGAGTTCGACCGGCTGTCGCGTGTGGTCGGCAAGGAAGGCAAGATCACCCAGCGCGGCCACGTCCGCGGCGCTACCGGTGGCTGGGAAACCAAGCTGCGCGCGGTGAACGAGCTGATCGACGACATGGTCCAGCCGACCGCCGAAGTCAGCCGCGTGATCGGCGCGGTGGCCAAGGGCGACCTGTCCCAGTCGATGACGGTCGAGATCGACGGGCGTCCGCTGCGCGGCGAATTCCTGCGCATCGGCAAGGTGGTGAACACCATGGTCGAGCAGCTGGCTTCCTTCGCGTCGGAAGTGACGCGCGTGGCGCGCGAAGTGGGCACCGAAGGCAAGCTCGGCGGCCAGGCGACCGTGAAGGGCGTCGCCGGCACCTGGAAGGATCTGACCGACAACGTCAACGCGATGGCGACCAACCTTACCGGCCAGGTCCGCAACATCGCCGAAGTGACCACCGCCGTTGCCTCGGGCGACTTGTCGAAGAAGATCACCGTCGAAGTAAAGGGCGAGATTCTCGAGCTCAAGAACACCATCAACGTCATGGTCGACCAGCTCAATTCCTTCGCGTCGGAAGTGACGCGTGTGGCCCGCGAAGTGGGCACCGAAGGCAAATTGGGCGGCCAGGCGCGCGTGGAAGGTGTCGCCGGTACCTGGAAGGATCTGACCGACAACGTCAACCTGATGGCCGACAACCTCACCGGCCAGGTCCGCAACATTGCCGAAGTGACGACCGCCGTGGCATCGGGCGATCTGTCGAAGAAGATCACCGTCGACGTGAAGGGCGAAATCCTGGAGCTGAAGAACACGATCAACGTGATGGTCGATCAGCTCAACGGCTTCGCCTCGGAAGTGACGCGTGTGGCCCGCGAAGTGGGTACCGAGGGCAAGCTCGGCGGCCAGGCGCAGGTGCCCGGTGTCGCCGGCACCTGGAAGGATCTCACCGACAACGTCAACCTGATGGCCGACAATCTCACCGGTCAGGTCCGTAACATCGCCGAAGTGACGACCGCCGTCGCCTCGGGCGACTTGTCCAAGAAGATCACGGTGGACGTGAAGGGCGAGATCCTGGAGCTGAAGAACACCATCAACGTGATGGTCGACCAGCTGAACGGCTTCGCCTCGGAAGTGACCCGCGTGGCCCGCGAAGTCGGCACCGAAGGCAAGCTCGGCGGCCAGGCGCAGGTGCCCGGGGTTGCGGGCACGTGGAAGGATCTGACCGACAACGTCAACCTGATGGCCGCGAACCTCACTGGCCAGGTCCGCAACATCGCCGACGTGACGACCGCGGTGGCCAAGGGCGACTTGTCCAAGAAGATCACCGTGGAAGTGCGCGGCGAGATCCTGGAGCTGAAGAACACCATCAACGTCATGGTCGACCAGTTGAACGGCTTCGCCTCGGAAGTGACCCGCGTGGCCCGCGAAGTGGGCTCCGAGGGTAAGCTCGGCGGCCAGGCGCAGGTCGAGGGTGTCGCCGGCACCTGGAAGGATCTGACCGACAACGTCAACCTGATGGCCGGCAACCTCACCGGCCAGGTCCGCAACATCGCCGAAGTGACCACCGCGGTGGCGCGCGGCGACTTGTCCAAGAAGATCACAGTGGACGTGAAGGGCGAGATCCTAGAGCTGAAGAACACCATCAACACGATGGTCGATCAGCTCAACGGCTTCGCTTCGGAAGTGACGCGCGTGGCCCGCGAAGTCGGTTCGGACGGCAAGCTCGGCGGTCAGGCGCAAGTGCCCGGCGTCGGCGGCACCTGGAAGGATCTCACCGACAATGTGAACGCGATGGCCGCGAACCTCACCGGCCAGGTCCGCAACATCGCCGAAGTGACCACCGCCGTGGCCAAGGGCGATCTTTCCAAGAAGATCACCGTCGACGTGAAGGGCGAGATCCTCGAGCTGAAGAACACCATTAACACCATGGTGGACCAGCTCAACGGCTTTGCCTCCGAAGTGACCCGCGTGGCCCGCGAAGTGGGTACCGAGGGCAAGCTCGGGGGCCAGGCCCAGGTGCGCGGCGTCGCCGGCACCTGGGCCGATCTCACCGACAATGTGAATTTGATGGCGGCGAACCTCACCGGTCAGGTCCGCAACATCGCCGAAGTGACGACTGCCGTGGCGAAGGGGGATCTCTCCAAGAAGATCACCGTCGACGTGAAGGGCGAAATCCTGGAGCTGAAGAACACCATCAACACGATGGTGGATCAGCTCAACGGCTTCGCCTCGGAAGTGACCCGCGTGGCCCGCGAAGTGGGTACCGAGGGCAAGCTCGGCGGCCAGGCGCAGGTGCCCGGCGTCGGCGGCACGTGGAAGGATCTGACCGACAACGTCAATCTGATGGCCACCAACCTGACCAACCAGGTGCGCGGCATCGCCGACGTGGTGACCGCGGTGGCGCAGGGTAACCTCAAGCGCAAGCTGACCGTGGACGCGAAGGGCGAGATCGCCGCACTGGCCGAGACGATCAACTTCATGATCGACACGCTCTCGACCTTTGGTGACCAGGTGACCAACATGGCCCGCGAAGTGGGTATCGAGGGCCGGCTGGGTGGCCAGGCGCGGGTGCCGGGCGCCGCCGGCCTGTGGCGCGATCTCACCGATAACGTCAATCAGCTTGCGGCGAATCTCACCAATCAGGTTCGCTCGATTGCCGACGTGGCGACTGCGGTGACCAAGGGTGATCTCACCCGCTCGATCGCGGTGGAAGCCTCGGGCGAGATGGCCGCGCTGAAAGACAACATCAACGAGATGATCCGCAACCTCAAGGATCAGACCTTGAAGAATGCGGAACAGGACTGGCTCAAGACCAACCTCGCCCGCTTCTCACGCATGCTCCAGGGCGAGCGCGATCTGTCGACCGTCTCCAACCTCATCATGTCCGAACTCGCGCCGCTGGTGAACGCGCAATACGGCGTGTTCTACGTCACCGCCCGCGACGGCGACGAAACCACGCTCCAGCTCGCCGCCAGCTACGGCGCCGAGAGCAGGGACCAGCTCAAGACCAGGTTCGCGCTACGCGAAGGCCTGGTCGGCCAAGCGGCCGCCGACAAGCGCCCGATCCTGCTCGAGAACGTACCCGGCGACTTCCTCCGCATCGGCTCGGGCCTCGGCCATTCCGCGCCAGCCAACGTCACCATCCTGCCGGCCTTGTTCGAGGACGAAGTGAAGGCGGTGATCGAGCTCGCCTCGTTCAACGACTTCAACGAAACCCATCAGAGTTTCCTCGATCAGCTGATGGAATCGGTCGGCATCGTGCTCAACACGATCGCTGCGACGATGCGCACCGAGGGGCTGCTCAAGCAGTCGCAGCTGCTTACCCAGGAGCTCCAGGCGCGCCAGACCGAGCTCACCACCAAGCAGGAAGAGCTCCATAACACCAATGAGGAGCTGCAGGAAAAGGCGCAGCTGCTCGAAAACGAGAAGCGCCAGGTCGAGGCCAAGAATCTCGAAATCGAAATGGCCCGCCGTGCGCTGGAGGAAAAGGCCGAGCAGCTCGCGCTCACCTCCAAGTACAAGTCGGAGTTCCTGGCCAATATGAGCCACGAGCTGCGCACCCCGCTCAATTCGCTGCTGATCCTGTCGAAGCTGCTTTCGGACAATCCGCAGGGCAATCTCAACGAGAAGCAGGTCGAGTTCGCCCGCACCATCAATGGCGCCGGCTCCGATCTGCTCAACCTCATCAACGACATTCTCGATCTGTCGAAGATCGAGTCCGGCACCGTGTCGATCGAACTCGGCGAGATGCCGATGGCCAGCCTCAAGCAGCACATGGAGCGGACCTTCCGCCAGTTGGCGGCCGACAAGAATCTCGACTTCAACGTCCAGTTCGACGCGAACCTGCCTGGAACGGTGCGCACCGACGAGAAGCGGCTCCAGCAGGTCGTCCTCAACCTGCTGTCCAACGCCTTCAAGTTCACTGCCCAGGGATCGGTCACCCTCCAGGTCCGCAGCGTCGCCAGCGGCTGGAGCACCAACCATCCGGTGTTGCGCAACGCCGATCAGGCGATCGCCATCGCAGTCACCGACACCGGCATCGGCATCCCGGAAAACAAGCAGAAGCTTATCTTCGAGGCGTTCCAGCAGGCCGATGGCACCACCAGCCGCAAATATGGCGGCACCGGGCTGGGCCTGTCGATCAGCCGTGAGATCGCGCGCCTGCTCGGCGGCGAGCTCCAGGTCCGCTCCAACCCCGGAGAGGGCTCGACCTTCACCTTGTTCGTGCCGCTCCAGGCGGTGGCCCCCGTCGGCAACGGCCTGCCCGGCACGACCGCGCGCTACGACAATAGCGGCGCGATGGTCCCCACCGCGCTTCCCAGCGGGTTCGAACTCTCCGACGATCGCGACAATCTTCAGGGCGATCCCTTCGTGCTGATCGTCGAGGATGATCCCACCTTCGCCTCGATCCTCCTCGACATCGCGCGCGCAGCCGGGCTGAAAGGCATCGTCTCCACCGCCGGCGCCGGCACGCTGGCGATGGTGCGCAAGCTCCAGCCCGATGCGATCACCCTGGATCTCGGGCTGTCCGATATCGACGGCTTCGTCCTGCTCGACTTGCTCAAGCACGACCCTCAGACCCGGCACGTGCCGGTCCATGTCATCTCGGGCGCGGACAAGGTGACCAAGGCGCTCGACCTCGGCGCTTTCGGAGTGGTCGAGAAGCCGGCCGATCAGGACGCGCTCGCCGCGGTGTTCGGAGCGCTTGCCGACCATGTCCGCACCACGCCCAAGCTCGTGCAGCTGGTGCCCGAGCAGGCGGAGGCACTGCACTCGGTCGCCCATTCGGTGCCCGAGCTCGCCGGCGCCAAGATCCTGATCGTCGACGACGACATCCGGAACATCTATTCGCTCACCAGCGTGCTGGAGAGTTACGGCGTCGAGGTCTCCCATGCCGAGCGCGGCCGCGACGGCATCCTGATCCTCGAACAGACGCCGGGGATCGACATCGCCCTGATCGACATCATGATGCCGGAAATGGACGGGTATGAGACGATGCAGCAGATCCGGCAGCGCCCGGGGCTGGCCGATCTCCCGCTCGTGGCGGTCACCGCCAAGGCGATGAAGGGCGACCGTCAGAAGTGCCTGGATGCGGGCGCTTCGGACTATATCGCCAAGCCGGTCGACATCGATCTTATGCTGGCGCTGCTGCGGGTATGGATTGCCCGTTCGCGCGAAGCGGCGCAGACGGTCGACATGATCGTGGCCGAGCCGAACTGA
- a CDS encoding DUF5985 family protein, translating to MAAIFPAVVYLLCFATSLLCAVLLGRSYRRSGARLLLWSTACFALLAVNNLFVIIDMLLIAWIDFRIVRLLLSLSAVSVLLFGFIWDLEDDA from the coding sequence ATGGCGGCAATCTTCCCTGCGGTGGTTTATCTGCTCTGCTTCGCCACCAGCCTGTTGTGCGCGGTGCTGCTCGGCCGGAGCTATCGGCGCAGCGGCGCGCGGCTGTTGTTGTGGAGCACGGCGTGCTTCGCACTGCTGGCGGTCAACAACCTGTTCGTGATCATCGACATGCTGCTGATCGCATGGATCGACTTCCGGATCGTGCGCCTGCTGCTGTCGCTGTCGGCGGTGTCGGTGCTGTTGTTCGGCTTCATCTGGGACCTGGAGGACGACGCGTAA
- a CDS encoding DUF5985 family protein: MLVDILAGMVTAGFAVAALFFLRFWRDTRDTLFLYFAAAFLLLGISQLILALGSIPDEHRAWVYLVRLAAFLLILGGILRKNRRY; the protein is encoded by the coding sequence ATGCTGGTCGACATCCTTGCGGGGATGGTGACGGCGGGATTTGCCGTCGCCGCGCTGTTCTTCCTGCGCTTCTGGCGCGACACGCGCGACACGCTGTTCCTGTATTTCGCGGCGGCATTCCTGCTGCTGGGCATCAGCCAGCTGATCCTGGCGCTGGGATCGATCCCGGACGAACATCGCGCCTGGGTGTATCTGGTGCGGCTGGCCGCGTTCCTGCTGATCCTGGGCGGTATCCTGCGGAAGAACCGGCGCTACTAG
- a CDS encoding 2Fe-2S iron-sulfur cluster-binding protein has protein sequence MQFSINGETYAIEELDVRTSLLDLLREHLGLTGSKKGCDHGQCGACTVLVDGRRINSCLTLAVMHEGDEITTIEGLGTPEALHPLQAAFVKHDGYQCGYCTPGQICSAVGMLDEARRGWASNVSEDVASAPQLDDAEIRERMSGNICRCSAYPNIVDAIREVAQA, from the coding sequence ATGCAATTTTCGATCAATGGTGAAACCTACGCGATCGAGGAGCTGGACGTGCGCACGTCGCTGCTCGACCTGCTGCGCGAGCACCTGGGGCTGACCGGCAGCAAGAAGGGCTGCGACCATGGCCAGTGCGGCGCGTGCACGGTGCTGGTCGACGGGCGGCGGATCAACAGCTGCCTGACGCTGGCGGTGATGCACGAGGGCGACGAGATCACCACGATCGAGGGGCTGGGCACGCCCGAGGCGCTGCATCCGCTACAGGCGGCGTTCGTCAAGCATGACGGATATCAGTGCGGCTATTGCACGCCGGGGCAGATCTGTTCGGCGGTGGGCATGCTCGACGAAGCGCGGCGCGGCTGGGCGAGCAACGTCAGCGAGGACGTGGCCAGCGCTCCCCAACTGGACGATGCCGAGATCCGCGAGCGGATGAGCGGGAATATTTGCCGGTGTTCGGCCTATCCCAACATCGTCGACGCGATCCGCGAAGTGGCGCAGGCATGA
- a CDS encoding FAD binding domain-containing protein codes for MKTFEYSRAESAQDAVASAAAQGARFIAGGTNLLDLMKLQVMTPEKLVDISRLPLDQVEPLVDGGVRIGALVPNSDLAANPLIRERYSVLAKALLAGASGQLRNKASTGGNLLQRTRCYYFYDNSMGCNKRAPGTGCSARQGFNRILAVLGTSEHCIATHPSDMAVAMRALDATIHTLRADGSERAIPIGDFYRLPGDTPHIENVLEQGELITAIQLPPPPPGVQIYRKVRDRASYAFALVSVAAVIDVADGRIASASLAFGGLAHLPWRDAQVEAALVGQAPSPATFDAAADALLQGARGHGHNDFKIPLARRTLAAVLHQAVEMHA; via the coding sequence ATGAAGACGTTCGAGTATAGCCGCGCGGAGTCCGCCCAGGATGCCGTCGCCAGTGCCGCGGCCCAAGGCGCGCGGTTCATTGCGGGGGGCACCAACCTGCTCGACCTGATGAAGCTGCAGGTGATGACGCCGGAGAAGCTGGTGGACATCAGCCGGTTGCCGCTGGATCAAGTGGAGCCTCTGGTTGACGGTGGCGTGCGGATCGGCGCGTTGGTGCCCAATTCGGACCTGGCGGCCAACCCCTTGATTCGAGAGCGTTATTCCGTCCTGGCCAAGGCATTGCTGGCCGGAGCGTCGGGGCAGCTGCGCAACAAGGCGTCGACCGGCGGCAACCTGCTCCAGCGCACCCGCTGCTATTATTTCTACGACAATTCAATGGGTTGCAACAAGCGCGCGCCCGGCACGGGCTGTTCCGCGCGGCAAGGATTCAATCGCATTCTGGCGGTTCTGGGCACGTCGGAACACTGTATCGCGACGCATCCGTCCGACATGGCCGTCGCAATGCGCGCCCTGGACGCGACGATCCACACGCTGCGCGCCGACGGTTCGGAGCGCGCGATCCCGATCGGCGACTTCTACCGGCTGCCGGGCGACACCCCGCATATCGAGAATGTGCTGGAGCAAGGCGAACTGATCACCGCGATCCAGCTGCCCCCGCCCCCGCCCGGTGTGCAGATCTACCGCAAGGTGCGCGACCGGGCGTCCTACGCCTTCGCGCTGGTGTCGGTCGCGGCGGTGATCGACGTGGCGGACGGGCGCATCGCATCGGCGTCGCTGGCGTTCGGCGGGCTGGCGCACCTGCCGTGGCGCGACGCGCAGGTGGAGGCGGCGCTGGTCGGGCAGGCGCCCTCCCCCGCCACTTTCGACGCCGCCGCCGACGCGCTGCTGCAAGGCGCGCGTGGCCACGGCCATAACGACTTCAAGATCCCGCTGGCGCGGCGCACGCTCGCCGCGGTGCTGCACCAGGCGGTGGAGATGCACGCATGA
- a CDS encoding xanthine dehydrogenase family protein molybdopterin-binding subunit — MTDTVSLTMDTPVEHSLLDLDAQAVIGRPLDRVDGPLKVAGRATYAAEYQVDNVAHGFLIGAKFGRGRVTRIDAAAARAMPGVIDIFWDFDHFIRNSQQGGQKSTPVQGVREVQYHGEPIAIVVAETFEQARDAAHAVQVEWIEEPGLFDFDGRLDAAVTPPDGVMEAHSCKGDIDAAMAGAAVSVDHVWTTPSQNSAAMEMHASIASWDAEGNLTLYGAYQMPASDRQQLADALSLAPEKVRIIARYVGGGFGSKLGIAPESVASALAAKVVGRPVKTVMSRQQVFDATVRRSNTRQRIRLGATAEGKLLAIGHETIGSNLPEEDFFEPAGIATQFLYAGDARRITHDNVPMNRLLSGSMRAPGEAAGMLALECAMDELAEALDMDPVALRKLNEPAADPQKDQPFSSRRLVECYDDAAAKFGWEQRNRTPGGLRQGEWLVGHGMAASARSNKLQPSQARVAIEADGRVVVETDMTDIGTGTYTILAQIAGELLGQPLDQVEVKLGDNRYPPGAGSGGSWGAGSSGTSVYVACQSLRERIAEKLGVAPDGVTFKDGQVIADNRATPLGDIAAGMETIGAVEPGKMDEDVTQASYGAHFCEVHVNVHTGETRVKRWVSTFAAGRILNEKTARSQCIGGIVFGIGAALTEEAVHDWRNGKVVNRDLAEYHVPAHADVPPIDVTFLPERDVHANPLQAKGIGELGISGAGAAVVNAIYNATGVRVRDYPVTLDKLLAGLPVV, encoded by the coding sequence ATGACCGATACCGTCAGCCTGACGATGGACACGCCGGTCGAGCACAGCCTGCTCGACCTGGACGCACAGGCAGTGATCGGCCGGCCGCTGGACCGCGTCGACGGCCCGCTCAAGGTCGCGGGGCGCGCGACCTATGCCGCGGAATACCAGGTCGACAATGTCGCGCACGGCTTCCTGATCGGCGCGAAGTTCGGGCGCGGCCGCGTGACTCGGATCGATGCCGCCGCTGCCCGGGCGATGCCGGGCGTGATCGACATCTTCTGGGACTTCGACCATTTCATCCGCAATTCGCAGCAGGGCGGGCAGAAGTCCACGCCGGTGCAGGGCGTGCGCGAAGTGCAATATCATGGCGAGCCGATCGCCATCGTCGTCGCCGAGACGTTCGAGCAGGCGCGCGACGCCGCGCACGCGGTGCAGGTCGAATGGATCGAGGAACCCGGGCTGTTCGATTTCGACGGCCGCCTGGACGCGGCGGTGACGCCGCCCGACGGCGTGATGGAAGCGCATAGCTGCAAGGGCGACATCGACGCGGCGATGGCAGGCGCGGCGGTGAGCGTCGACCATGTCTGGACGACGCCGAGCCAGAACAGCGCGGCGATGGAGATGCACGCCTCGATCGCGAGCTGGGACGCGGAGGGCAATCTGACGCTTTACGGCGCGTACCAGATGCCGGCATCCGACCGGCAGCAGCTCGCCGATGCGCTGTCGCTGGCGCCCGAAAAGGTGCGGATCATCGCGCGCTATGTCGGCGGCGGCTTCGGGTCGAAGCTGGGCATCGCCCCGGAATCGGTGGCGTCGGCGCTGGCGGCCAAGGTCGTCGGACGGCCGGTGAAGACAGTGATGAGCCGCCAGCAGGTGTTCGACGCCACGGTGCGCCGGTCGAATACCCGCCAGCGTATCCGGCTGGGGGCGACGGCGGAGGGCAAGCTGCTCGCGATCGGCCACGAGACGATCGGCAGCAATCTGCCCGAAGAGGATTTCTTCGAGCCCGCCGGCATCGCCACTCAGTTCCTGTATGCCGGCGACGCGCGGCGGATCACCCACGACAATGTGCCGATGAACCGGCTGCTGTCGGGATCGATGCGCGCGCCGGGCGAGGCCGCGGGGATGCTGGCGCTGGAATGCGCGATGGACGAGCTGGCTGAGGCGCTGGACATGGATCCGGTGGCGCTGCGGAAACTCAACGAGCCCGCGGCCGACCCGCAAAAGGATCAGCCTTTCTCTTCGCGGCGGCTGGTGGAATGCTATGACGATGCCGCGGCGAAGTTCGGCTGGGAACAGCGCAACCGCACGCCGGGCGGGCTGCGTCAGGGCGAGTGGCTGGTCGGGCACGGCATGGCGGCGTCGGCACGCTCGAACAAGCTGCAGCCGTCCCAGGCGCGGGTGGCGATCGAAGCCGATGGGCGCGTGGTGGTCGAGACCGACATGACCGATATCGGCACCGGCACCTATACCATCCTGGCGCAGATCGCCGGCGAGCTGCTAGGGCAGCCGCTTGACCAGGTCGAAGTGAAGCTGGGGGACAACCGGTATCCGCCCGGTGCGGGGTCGGGGGGATCCTGGGGCGCGGGGAGCAGCGGCACGTCGGTCTATGTCGCGTGCCAGTCGCTGCGCGAACGCATCGCGGAGAAGCTGGGCGTCGCGCCCGACGGCGTGACGTTCAAGGACGGGCAGGTCATCGCCGACAATCGCGCCACGCCGCTGGGCGACATCGCGGCGGGGATGGAGACGATCGGTGCGGTCGAGCCGGGCAAGATGGACGAGGACGTCACCCAGGCATCGTACGGCGCGCATTTCTGCGAAGTGCACGTCAACGTCCACACCGGCGAGACGCGGGTGAAGCGCTGGGTCTCGACCTTCGCCGCCGGACGCATCCTCAACGAAAAGACCGCGCGATCGCAATGCATCGGCGGGATCGTGTTCGGGATCGGCGCGGCGCTGACCGAGGAAGCGGTGCACGACTGGCGCAACGGCAAGGTCGTCAACCGCGATCTCGCCGAATATCATGTCCCCGCGCATGCCGATGTGCCGCCGATCGACGTCACCTTCCTGCCCGAGCGCGACGTGCATGCGAACCCGCTCCAGGCCAAGGGGATCGGCGAGCTGGGGATTTCGGGTGCGGGCGCGGCGGTGGTGAACGCGATCTACAACGCGACCGGCGTGCGGGTGCGGGATTATCCGGTGACTTTGGACAAGCTGTTGGCGGGGTTGCCGGTGGTTTGA
- a CDS encoding family 1 glycosylhydrolase, with amino-acid sequence MANFMFATGIENSIPTVNQGRTRIDQMELCHHYDRWREDFDLVEEMGIQYLRFGPPLHRTFLGPERYDWEFADRALNDLRARDITPIVDLCHFGVPDWIGNFQNPDFPELFARYAAAFAARYHWVQLYTPVNEMFICATFSAQYGWWNEQLTGDCHFVTALKHIVKANVLAMEAILKRRPDAIFIQSESSEYFHADSPAAIGPAEVMNAKRFLSLDLNYGRRVDSEMYEYLMDCGMTREEYHFFLGRKLKQHCILGTDYYWTNEHRVHADGSTKASGEVFGYSEITRQYYGRYGLPVMHTETNLHQGPNGDEAVNWLWKEWANVLRLRNVGIPTVGFTWYSLTDQVDWDTALREQNGTVNPLGLFDLDRKIRPVGKAFKQLIQDWRDVLPAQSVCLVVPVVPPSHAGREDALEQEARAVAMLKRPPTEVGDNSGR; translated from the coding sequence ATGGCCAATTTCATGTTCGCCACCGGCATCGAGAACAGCATCCCGACGGTCAACCAGGGCCGCACCCGCATCGACCAGATGGAACTGTGCCACCATTATGACCGGTGGCGCGAGGATTTCGACCTGGTCGAGGAGATGGGGATCCAGTATCTCCGCTTCGGGCCGCCGCTGCACCGCACGTTCCTGGGGCCCGAGCGCTATGACTGGGAGTTTGCCGACCGCGCGCTGAACGACCTGCGCGCGCGCGACATCACTCCGATCGTCGACCTTTGCCATTTCGGCGTGCCGGACTGGATCGGCAATTTCCAGAACCCGGACTTTCCGGAACTGTTCGCGCGCTATGCCGCCGCGTTCGCCGCGCGCTATCACTGGGTCCAGCTCTACACCCCGGTCAACGAGATGTTCATCTGCGCGACCTTTTCGGCGCAATATGGCTGGTGGAACGAGCAGCTGACGGGCGACTGCCATTTCGTCACGGCGCTCAAGCACATCGTGAAGGCCAATGTGCTGGCGATGGAAGCGATCCTGAAGCGTCGGCCCGACGCGATCTTCATCCAGAGCGAGAGTTCGGAATATTTCCATGCGGACAGCCCCGCGGCGATCGGCCCGGCCGAAGTGATGAACGCCAAGCGCTTCCTGAGCCTGGACCTGAACTATGGCCGGCGGGTCGATAGCGAGATGTACGAGTATCTGATGGACTGCGGGATGACGCGGGAGGAATATCACTTCTTCCTGGGCCGCAAGCTCAAGCAGCACTGCATCCTGGGCACCGATTATTACTGGACCAACGAGCACCGCGTGCACGCCGATGGATCGACCAAGGCGTCCGGCGAGGTGTTCGGATATTCCGAGATCACCCGGCAATATTATGGCCGCTACGGCCTGCCGGTGATGCATACCGAAACCAATCTGCACCAGGGCCCGAATGGCGACGAGGCGGTGAACTGGCTGTGGAAGGAATGGGCCAATGTCCTGCGGCTGCGCAATGTCGGCATCCCGACGGTGGGCTTCACCTGGTATTCGCTGACCGACCAGGTGGACTGGGACACCGCGCTGCGCGAGCAGAACGGGACGGTGAATCCGCTGGGGCTGTTCGACCTGGACCGCAAGATCCGTCCGGTGGGCAAGGCGTTCAAGCAGCTGATCCAGGACTGGCGCGACGTGCTGCCGGCGCAGAGCGTGTGCCTGGTGGTGCCGGTGGTGCCGCCGTCGCATGCCGGGCGCGAGGATGCGCTGGAGCAGGAAGCGCGGGCGGTGGCGATGTTGAAGCGGCCGCCGACCGAAGTGGGGGACAATTCGGGGCGGTGA